The Spirosoma sp. SC4-14 DNA window CGGTACTAATCTGGGTGTTGGTGATTATGGTGTGCTGGTACCGAGTGTGAATGTTTCCAAAGCGATTAAAGGGACAACGCTGAAACTTGGATTTAACCGACGCATTCAGCGGCCGGGTCTGCAACAACTTAACCCGAACTTCAATACGGCCAACCCACAGAACATTACGGTGGGTAATCCCAAGTTACGCCCTGAACTAACCAATAACTTTGAACTGGGTGTTAGCAAAACCATTAAGAAAACCTTTATCAATGCTACCTTCTTTGGCCGAGTTACCAATAATGCCATTACACAGGTACGTCAGCCTTCCGATACACTAGCCGGAGCTATTGTGACAACGTATCAGAACATTGGCCATCAGCAGGCATACGGAACCAATATTTTTGCTAATGTTGGCCTGACGTCGAAAATAAACATCGGTTTGTTTCTAAACACCTTCTATACGCGCCTGACTGGCGAAACGACCGGATCGGACGGCCTGTCAGAAACGGTAACCAACACGGGTATGACCATTGGGGGTGGAACGTTTGCTTCGGCTCAGTTTAAAAATGGCTGGGGCGCTCAGGGCTTTGCCTTTATGCAGGGCTCGCAGGTGCAGTTGCAGGGTCGCCAGGGCGGGTTTGGATTTTACTCGCTCGGCGTGAAAAAAGACCTCCCTAATAAGAAAGGAAGTGTTGGCCTGGCCGCCGAAAATTTCCTGGCTAACCGCTGGCATATTCAGACGGTACTGAATTCGACGCAGTTCAATCAGGTAAGTGACGTTTACTTGTATAATCGGGGCATTCGTCTGACATTTACCTATAAAATTGGCAAAATGACAGTAGAGGCTCCTCGCAAGAAAGCCAAATCGGTTAATAACGATGATGTGAAAACCGATGGAGGTGGCCAAACGCAATCGGGAGGCCAAAGCCCAGCCGGTGGAGCCGGTGGTTCTCGTCCGTAAAAAACATCTATATTCACCCAGGTTTTCACTAGTAAATTACGCCTACATGAACATGAACAAATTTTTGGCTACCACGCTGGCCGCTTTTTTAGCTGTAAATACCTTCGCTCAAACGGTCGATGAGCTAGTCGACAAACACGTGGCTGCCCTTGGTGGAGCCGACAAACTGGCTGGAGTTAAAACGTTGGTCATTGACCGGTCGCTTTCCGTAAATGGTATGCAGATCCCCAGTAAAACAATAATGGTTGTGGGTAAAGCTTTGCGGTCAGAATCGTCGGTGATGGGAAATTCGATGATTCAGGTTGTCGATGGTGGAACAGGCTGGATGGTTCGCCCGGCAATGATGGGCGGTACCGGCGATCCCGAAGATATGCCTGCCGAAATGGTGAAGCAGCAGGTTGGCCAGCTCGACCCATTTGGTGCACTGGTCAACTATAAAGATAAAGGGAACAAGATCGAACTGGTTGGTAAGGAGAAAGTAGATGGCAAAGACGCTTATCATCTGAAAGTAACGACTAAAGATGGCGAAGCTTTTGATGAATACCTCGATGCCAATACATACTTGCTTAGCAAACTTGTGCGAAATGTTAATGGTCAAACAGGCGAAATTGCCTTTAGTGACTATAAGCCCGTGGATGGAATTCAGTTTGCACAGACAATGGAAATTGTAGGCGGACAGATGGGCACACTGACCTTCACGACCGACAAAGTGCAAATAAATGCTCCTGTCGACGAAAGCATCTTTAAAAAAGGAGCGAAGTAAGCTCTTTTGCTGAACTATCCTTTTTCATAACAGAACGGCCTTGATTTCTCTGAAGAAATCAAGGCCGTTCTGTTATGAAAAAGGATAGTCTTAATTCAGACGCTCGAAAATGCCGGCAACGCCCTGACCTCCGCCCACACAGGCCGACACCATACCGTATTTCTGATCGCGACGGCGCATTTCGTTCAACAGTTGAACCGATAAGCGAGCGCCCGTTGAACCAAGCGCATGCCCGAGGGCAATGGCTCCACCGTTTGGATTAATCTTGCTACGATCAAGACCCAACTCCTGAATGACGGCCAGCGACTGAGCGGCAAAAGCCTCATTTAATTCGATTTGTTCGATGTCGTCCTGCTTTAGTCCCGCTTTTTGCAAAGCGATAGGAATGGCAGCTACAGGACCAATACCCATAATCCGTGGTTCTACACCTGCGGTAGCGTAGGAAACCATACGAGCAATGGGCTGAAGATTTAATTCGTTCACCAACCGCTCTGACATGACCACAACAAAAGCGGCTCCGTCGGACGTTTGCGACGAATTGCCAGCCGTTACCGATCCGCCAGCCGCAAAAACGGGCCGCAGTTTACCGAGTGCTTGGGCGTTCGTATCGGCCCGTGGGCCTTCGTCCTGGGCTACCGTCCACTGGCGCGTTTTCTTTTTGCCACTTTGGGCATCAAAATAGGTTTCGCTAACGTTGATCGGAACGATTTCGTCTGCGAATTTACCTTCTTTTTGAGCCGCCAGCGCTTTTTGATGCGATTCGTAAGCAAACTGGTCCTGCGCGTCGCGGCTGATCTTAAATTGTTGCGCTACCTGTTCGGCAGTCAAGCCCATGCCGATATAATAGTCTGGGTGCGTTTTTGCGATTTCGTAATTCAGCGCTGTTTTCCAGCCCATAACCGGAACCAGCGACATCGACTCGGTGCCACCGGCAATGATGCAATCGGCCAGACCGGCATGGATTTTTGCCGATGCAATAGCAATGGCTTCAAGTCCTGAGCCGCAGTAACGGTTGATGGTCATGCCAGGTACACTCTTGGGGAGCGAAAGTAAAGCAATGTACCGGGCAATCTGCATGCCCTGCTCGGCCTCAGGTACGGCGTTGCCAACGATTAGGTCTTCAACGCGGGCGGGGTCGAGGTTAGGAACCTGGTTTAGTAAGTGCTTGATAACTTCAGCCGCCATATCGTCGGGGCGGGTGAAACGGAGACCTCCACGAGGGGCTTTACCCACTGCGGTTCGATATCCGGCTACAATATATGCGTCCATATACTAGACTGTTGATTACTGGTTAAGCAGGAAACTCACTGCAATAACTCATTTTTTGCCGGAATAATTACAACGTCAGGCGAAAATATTATGCAAGCATACTATTATTCTTTATTGCGTTAGCTGCCGTTGAAAGAACGCCCACGATTCGAGATAAACATTTATATCGTTGGGGTAATCATGTTTACCGCCAATTACTTTTAGCAACGTAACTTCGGGCTTTCCTGGCTGCTTATAGGTATATTGTTCGATGGTTCTACCATCGGTAGGGTCAGTATCAGGCAGTTTTTTCTCGGTAGGCTGACCAGTATAGCCTGCCAGATTGGCCCAGTAGTGAAATGTTCGATCGGTAGAGCGGACGAGCCCTAAACTGATTGTGCCGGTTATAACTTCACCACCATTGTAGGGATTCACTGTATCGTCGGTGCCATTGGTAATCAGAACCGGAATGGGCATCCGCTTTTCGGGACAGTCGAGATTATTGGTATCGGGCAGGTTGGCGATTATTGCCGAGATAGCCCGAAACTTTTCGGGCATTGTTAAAGCCAGTTTATAGGCCATGTGCCCTCCGCCCGATGTGCCAATGGCAAATACCTGTTTGGGATTGATCTGATACTGTTTTTCAAAGAAGCTGATCATGCTACCGAAAAACGCGTTTTCGTTTATATCTTCATGATTGGCATCTGAATTGGCGGTTTTGCGGCATTCGTTCCAGAATCGTTTGTAACCATCGGGATATACCAGCAGTAGATTTTCCTTCGGCGCAATATCCTCCAGTTTTTTTGCTCCGTTGCGTATGCCCACGCCGTTGCCTCCTGACCCATGTAGGACAAAAATCAGCGTTGCATTTTTTCGCGCTGGCTTCAGAAAATGAAATGTCCGTTGGTGCCCTTCAATTAGTACCGAATCGGTTAGTAGCTGGCTATATGCAGACCCGGCTGCAACCAGCAATAGGAGTAGAAACAAATAACGTTGCATAAGTCAGGAAAAAATAAGCCGCTCATTTGAGCGGCTGGAAATCACATAAATCAGAAAACCACATAAATCCTGATCAGAAATGGCGATCGCCTGCTTCGCGTTTACCAAGCATAACGGCACCAACCATTGCCACCAGAAACAAGACCGACGTAAGCTCGAAAGGAAGAATATAATCGCTGTAAAGCAGATTTCCTAAATTCTCTACCAATCCGGTTTTAGAACTAAACGTCATTTGATTGACGGTTGGTACCTGTGCACTTTTAGCCCGGAAAATAGTGATCAGCATAACCATGAGCAAACCGCCAACAATTACTGATGCCATTTTGGTCAGATTGGTTTTCGATTCTTCATCGTCCTTCCGAAGATTCAGGAACATAATCGTAAACAGGAAAAGTACCATAATGGCTCCTGCATACACAATGATATTTACCGCTGCCAGAAACTGAGCATTCAGCAAAATATAATGTCCCGACAGGCAGAAAAACGTAGCAATCAAAGCCAGAACGCTGTAGATAGGGTTCCGGGCCGTTACAACGCCAATTGCGCAAAAGATCGTAATGGCCGTTAAGACCAGAAACAGATAGCCGGTAGGCGTCAGTGTTTTAAAGAAATTTATAACTTCAGTCATAGTTCAGGTGAATGTAGAACGATGGGGAAATCAGCCTAGGTAGCAGCCCGAGTCAGACTGGGTTCGGTTGGCGTTGCTTTTACTTCTGAATTGGCTACACGAATGTAACGATCATCCATTTTTTCGACCAGGCGATCTTTTCCATAAATCACTTCGTCGCGTTCCTGAAAAACAGGTACCATACGATCGTGGCGGAGATAAACGGCCTGTTTGGGGCAAGCTTCTTCACAAAGCCCGCAGAAGATGCAACGCAGCATGTTAATTTCGTAAACAGCAGCGTATTTTTCTTCGCGATACAGGTTTTCTTCTCCTTTTTTACGTTCAGCCGCAACCATCGAAATGGCTTCTGCCGGGCAGGCAACTGCGCATAAACCACAAGCCGTACAACGTTCACGGCCCTGTTCGTCGCGTTTCAGAACGTGATGGCCCCGATAAACTGGTCCCAAATACCGCTTTACTTCTGGGTATTGAATCGTCGGCTTTTTGCGGAAAAAGTGGCGAATCGTGATAGCCAGACCGCCAACTACGGCAGGCAGGTACATCTTCTCCGCCAGCGTCATTTCCTTGTTGCTGACTTGTTTTGAGCGATTAGTTAATTGCATATCCCCCAACCCCCGAGAGGGTTAATTCGTTTCGTCCATATTATCCCCAAATACTACTGATAAAATCCGTAAATACCTCATTGGGGTGAGAGGTCTATTGCGGCACTACTTCCCGTTTCGGTGATTTTGCCGTCGACATGGCAGCCAGTACAATCATAACAATAGCAATCAGCCAGCTTGCATATTTGAAATTATACAGCAGCCCAGCGCCTGTTATTACCACGTTCAGAATCGAAAGTGGAATCAACGTTTTCCATCCCAGGTTCATCAGTTGGTCGTAGCGAAACCGTGGCAGTGTCCACCGAACCCACATGAAGAAGAAAATAAAGAAGAAAATTTTGGCAAAGAAAACCACAAACTGAATTACAGTAGCCAGGTTATGACCGGCAACGACACCCAGTGAGTTTTCGAGCGCATTCCCGACTTCATTCATAAAGGGGTAGTGGAATCCGCCAAAATACAGCGCCGAGATAAATGCCGACGACACAAACATATTGATGTACTCCGCAAACAGATAGAATCCCAGTTTCATGGAACTATACTCGGTATGATAGCCACCAACCAGTTCGGTTTCACATTCGGGCAGATCGAATGGAGTACGGTTACATTCGGCAAAGGCACAGGTTAGGAAGATAACAAAGCCAAGGGGTTGGGTGAAAATATTCCACTCAAAGAAACTGGCCTGTTCATTCACAATGGCCCGAACCGAAAGCGAACCTGTCATCATCAGAATGGCAATCATTGAAAGGCCAAGGGCAATTTCATAGCTGATGTTCTGCGATGCCGCCCGAATGGCGCCAAGCAACGAAAACTTGTTATTCGAGGCCCATCCGCCAACCATAATGCCATATACGCCTAGCGACACAACGCCAAAAATGTACAGCACCCCAATGTTGATTTCGATACCCTGTACCGGAATTTCGTAATTGACTTTATCCCAGGCAAATCGGATGCTGTCGGCAAATGGAATTACTGCACTCGACATTAGCGCCGTGAGCATGGCTAGGCATGGGCCCAGGATAAACAGCCATTTGCTGGCCTGCGACGGAATAAAATCTTCTTTGAAAAACATTTTACCGGCATCGGCAATTGGCTGCAGCAATCCCCATGGTCCGGCACGGTTTGGGCCAATCCGGTCCTGCAGAAAAGCCGCTACCTTACGTTCCGCATAGGTCGAATAGGTAGCAATCAGGAGTGTTATCCCAAAAATTACCAGGATAATGATTCCTTTAACTAGTAATACGGTTAGGTCCATTTTTTAAAATTTTCAGTTTATGGGTTTCAATAGTCGGTGGCTCTGCCTGGCCACAATCCAACTCCTGTAGGGCCATCGACTATTGAAACCCGTAAACTATTTTACTGTAAACTGATCAAGGTTCGGGGTCCAGCGCTGAGGGTAGCACTTTGGCAAAACGCTCAGGTGGAAGCTGCTGAATTTGTAGCTGCGACGTATCCCGCTCATCGTGAATGGGTTTGTATTCGGCAGCCGCCAGCCGCTGACCAAAGCTTGGTTTAATCGTATCGCCCCGGTATTTGTTGGCCGAGATAACCGAACTCCGCGAAATTTTGGTTGGGCCTTCGATGACCCAGTCGCTGGTTTTTTTCTTTTCGAAGCGGCAGGTGTTGCAAATAAACTCCGTAACCTCATTCCACTCGTTTTTGCGAGCCGTTACACGAATCACTTCTTCACCGCGCTCCCAGAGCGTAACTTTCCCCGAACAGGTTGGACAATCGCGGTGAGCATCCACTGGTTTCGAAAACCAAACCCGGCTTTTGAACCGGTATGTTTTATCGGTCAGCGCGCCAACCGGGCATACGTCGATAACGTTACCCGAGAAATCGTTGTCGATTGCTTTTTCGATATACGTTCCAATTTCGGCGGCATCGCCCCGTCCCAGCACACCATGAACCCGCTTGTTCGTAATCTGATCGGCAGTGAATACGCAACGATAGCAAAGAATGCAGCGAGTCATGTGCAATTGCACATAGGGGCCCAAATCGTGTTTTTCGAACGTACGACGATCTTCTTCGTAACGAGTTGTAACTTTTCCGTGATCGAACGCGAAGTTCTGCAAATCGCACTCGCCAGCCTGATCGCAAACCGGGCAATCGAGCGGGTGATTCAGCAGCAGAAATTCGACAATGCCATTCCGGGCATCAACTACCTGCGGGTTGGTTGTATTTTCAACTACCATTCCATCCTGAACGGCCGTCAAACACGACGCAACCAATTTGGGCATTGGCCGCGGGTCTTTTGCCGAACCGGCAGCTACCCGCACCAGACAAGCCCGGCATTTGCCGCCACTACCTTTCAATGGCTGATAGTAGCACATGGCCGGAGGAGCCACCTCGGGGCCAATCTTGCGGGCAGCCTGTAAAATGGTCGTACCCGGCTCCACTTCGACTTCTATTCCGTCGATAGTGACTTTCAAGAGTTGCGGCTTTACGTCTTCCATATCTATAGCGCGGCCAATAAGCCGCGACTCGGTTAACTAATTGAGCGGCTAACTAGCCGCATTACTTTATACCAGAGCCATATCGCCCCGATAAACAGCCCCTGGTTGGGTTGCTTCGGCCGGATGGTCGATGTGCCACTGGAATTCATCGCGGAAATGCCGGATCGCGCTGGCAACCGGCCAGGCTGCCGCGTCGCCCAGAGGACAGATGGTATTTCCTTCAATTTTTTTCGATACGTCGACCAGCAAGTCAATGTCCTGCTGATGGCCATGACCGTACTCGATGCGATGAAGAACTTTTTCCATCCAGCCGGTTCCTTCGCGGCAGGGGCTGCATTGACCGCATGATTCATGATGGTAGAACCGAGAGAAATTCCAGGTATTACGAACGATACAGGAGGTTTCGTCAAACACAATGAAACCACCCGAGCCAAGCATCGTGCCTGTAGCAAAGCCTCCATCTGACAGCGATTCATACGACATAAGTCGTTTATCTCCATTAGCCAGTGTAAGCGCCAGATTGGCAGGCAAAATAGGCACTGACGATCCGCCTGCTACAAGTGCTTTAAACTTATGACCAGGCCGGATTCCGCCACACCATTCATCGGCAAAGATGAAATCTTCGACCGGAACGCCCAGTTCGATTTCGTAAACGCCAGGTTTATTAATATGACCCGAAGCCGAAATCAGTTTTGTGCCGGTGCTACGGCCAATACCGATTGCTGCATAAGCATCGCCACCATTATTAACAATCCAGGATGTAGTTGCAATTGATTCGACGTTATTAACTACGGTAGGGCACTGGTAGAGGCCTTTTACGGCCGGGAATGGTGGTTTATTGCGCGGGTTTCCGCGTTTGCCTTCCAGCGATTCGAGCAGGGCGGTTTCTTCACCGCAGATATAGGCACCACCCCCTGGCTGAACAACCAGTTCGAGATCATAGCCTGTGCCCAGAATGTTTTTCCCTAAAAAGCCTTTTGCCTTTGCTTCTGCAATGGCTTTTTCAAGGATATGGATCACATACATCAGTTCGCCCCGAACGTAGATGAACGATTTGTTGGCGCCTAATGCAAACGATGAAATGATCATTCCCTCGATCAATAAATGTGGAATGGTTTTCATCAGGTAGTGATCCTTAAAGGTGCCCGGTTCCGATTCGTCGGCATTGCAGACAAGGTATCGGGGAACGCCTTCGGGTTTGGCCAGAAAACTCCATTTCATACCCATTGGGAAACCGGCCCCACCCCGGCCCCGAACGCCCGATTTTTTCACTTCTTCAACAATGGCTTCTGGCGTCATTGTCTTGAGCGCTTTTTCAACGGCAGTATATCCACCTTG harbors:
- a CDS encoding outer membrane lipoprotein-sorting protein — translated: MNKFLATTLAAFLAVNTFAQTVDELVDKHVAALGGADKLAGVKTLVIDRSLSVNGMQIPSKTIMVVGKALRSESSVMGNSMIQVVDGGTGWMVRPAMMGGTGDPEDMPAEMVKQQVGQLDPFGALVNYKDKGNKIELVGKEKVDGKDAYHLKVTTKDGEAFDEYLDANTYLLSKLVRNVNGQTGEIAFSDYKPVDGIQFAQTMEIVGGQMGTLTFTTDKVQINAPVDESIFKKGAK
- a CDS encoding acetyl-CoA C-acyltransferase produces the protein MDAYIVAGYRTAVGKAPRGGLRFTRPDDMAAEVIKHLLNQVPNLDPARVEDLIVGNAVPEAEQGMQIARYIALLSLPKSVPGMTINRYCGSGLEAIAIASAKIHAGLADCIIAGGTESMSLVPVMGWKTALNYEIAKTHPDYYIGMGLTAEQVAQQFKISRDAQDQFAYESHQKALAAQKEGKFADEIVPINVSETYFDAQSGKKKTRQWTVAQDEGPRADTNAQALGKLRPVFAAGGSVTAGNSSQTSDGAAFVVVMSERLVNELNLQPIARMVSYATAGVEPRIMGIGPVAAIPIALQKAGLKQDDIEQIELNEAFAAQSLAVIQELGLDRSKINPNGGAIALGHALGSTGARLSVQLLNEMRRRDQKYGMVSACVGGGQGVAGIFERLN
- a CDS encoding poly(3-hydroxybutyrate) depolymerase, with the translated sequence MQRYLFLLLLLVAAGSAYSQLLTDSVLIEGHQRTFHFLKPARKNATLIFVLHGSGGNGVGIRNGAKKLEDIAPKENLLLVYPDGYKRFWNECRKTANSDANHEDINENAFFGSMISFFEKQYQINPKQVFAIGTSGGGHMAYKLALTMPEKFRAISAIIANLPDTNNLDCPEKRMPIPVLITNGTDDTVNPYNGGEVITGTISLGLVRSTDRTFHYWANLAGYTGQPTEKKLPDTDPTDGRTIEQYTYKQPGKPEVTLLKVIGGKHDYPNDINVYLESWAFFQRQLTQ
- a CDS encoding NADH-quinone oxidoreductase subunit J, which codes for MTEVINFFKTLTPTGYLFLVLTAITIFCAIGVVTARNPIYSVLALIATFFCLSGHYILLNAQFLAAVNIIVYAGAIMVLFLFTIMFLNLRKDDEESKTNLTKMASVIVGGLLMVMLITIFRAKSAQVPTVNQMTFSSKTGLVENLGNLLYSDYILPFELTSVLFLVAMVGAVMLGKREAGDRHF
- a CDS encoding NADH-quinone oxidoreductase subunit I, with translation MQLTNRSKQVSNKEMTLAEKMYLPAVVGGLAITIRHFFRKKPTIQYPEVKRYLGPVYRGHHVLKRDEQGRERCTACGLCAVACPAEAISMVAAERKKGEENLYREEKYAAVYEINMLRCIFCGLCEEACPKQAVYLRHDRMVPVFQERDEVIYGKDRLVEKMDDRYIRVANSEVKATPTEPSLTRAAT
- the nuoH gene encoding NADH-quinone oxidoreductase subunit NuoH, whose translation is MDLTVLLVKGIIILVIFGITLLIATYSTYAERKVAAFLQDRIGPNRAGPWGLLQPIADAGKMFFKEDFIPSQASKWLFILGPCLAMLTALMSSAVIPFADSIRFAWDKVNYEIPVQGIEINIGVLYIFGVVSLGVYGIMVGGWASNNKFSLLGAIRAASQNISYEIALGLSMIAILMMTGSLSVRAIVNEQASFFEWNIFTQPLGFVIFLTCAFAECNRTPFDLPECETELVGGYHTEYSSMKLGFYLFAEYINMFVSSAFISALYFGGFHYPFMNEVGNALENSLGVVAGHNLATVIQFVVFFAKIFFFIFFFMWVRWTLPRFRYDQLMNLGWKTLIPLSILNVVITGAGLLYNFKYASWLIAIVMIVLAAMSTAKSPKREVVPQ
- a CDS encoding 2Fe-2S iron-sulfur cluster-binding protein, with the translated sequence MEDVKPQLLKVTIDGIEVEVEPGTTILQAARKIGPEVAPPAMCYYQPLKGSGGKCRACLVRVAAGSAKDPRPMPKLVASCLTAVQDGMVVENTTNPQVVDARNGIVEFLLLNHPLDCPVCDQAGECDLQNFAFDHGKVTTRYEEDRRTFEKHDLGPYVQLHMTRCILCYRCVFTADQITNKRVHGVLGRGDAAEIGTYIEKAIDNDFSGNVIDVCPVGALTDKTYRFKSRVWFSKPVDAHRDCPTCSGKVTLWERGEEVIRVTARKNEWNEVTEFICNTCRFEKKKTSDWVIEGPTKISRSSVISANKYRGDTIKPSFGQRLAAAEYKPIHDERDTSQLQIQQLPPERFAKVLPSALDPEP
- the nuoF gene encoding NADH-quinone oxidoreductase subunit NuoF, which gives rise to MATKILTEHINVPGIETFDVYRKQGGYTAVEKALKTMTPEAIVEEVKKSGVRGRGGAGFPMGMKWSFLAKPEGVPRYLVCNADESEPGTFKDHYLMKTIPHLLIEGMIISSFALGANKSFIYVRGELMYVIHILEKAIAEAKAKGFLGKNILGTGYDLELVVQPGGGAYICGEETALLESLEGKRGNPRNKPPFPAVKGLYQCPTVVNNVESIATTSWIVNNGGDAYAAIGIGRSTGTKLISASGHINKPGVYEIELGVPVEDFIFADEWCGGIRPGHKFKALVAGGSSVPILPANLALTLANGDKRLMSYESLSDGGFATGTMLGSGGFIVFDETSCIVRNTWNFSRFYHHESCGQCSPCREGTGWMEKVLHRIEYGHGHQQDIDLLVDVSKKIEGNTICPLGDAAAWPVASAIRHFRDEFQWHIDHPAEATQPGAVYRGDMALV